The following are encoded in a window of Panicum virgatum strain AP13 chromosome 5N, P.virgatum_v5, whole genome shotgun sequence genomic DNA:
- the LOC120676640 gene encoding uncharacterized protein LOC120676640: MTPAKATHAVEHKKISEIKDLNPFKYKKIDFLVTVTIRKIDSSWWYNSCYKCARTAKPYGELYKCTDSTCNYIGKPVQRYKLSIIAGDETGDTNFIMFGRWVQRLTKKAADTLIAENPQGFIPNEITRLLEKVFKFNVSFTENTTSSDKVCF; this comes from the exons ATGACACCAGCTAAAGCTACACATGCTGTTGAACACAAAAAAATTTCTGAAATCAAAGATCTTAACCCCTTCAAATACAAG AAAATAGACTTCTTAGTTACTGTGACAATAAGAAAGATTGACAGCTCCTGGTGGTACAACTCTTGCTACAAATGTGCGAGAACTGCTAAACCCTATGGTGAGTTATACAAGTGCACCGACAGCACCTGCAATTATATTGGCAAACCAGTCCAGAG GTATAAGCTTAGCATTATTGCTGGAGATGAGACGGGTGACACAAATTTTATCATGTTTGGAAGGTGGGTTCAACGCTTGACAAAGAAAGCTGCTGATACACTTATCGCTGAGAATCCACAGGGTTTCATTCCAAATGAGATCACAAGGCTCTTAGAAAAAGTGTTCAAATTCAATGTCAGCTTCACAGAAAACACAACAAGCTCCGATAAAGTTTGCTTCTAG
- the LOC120674615 gene encoding uncharacterized protein Mb2253c-like, translated as MYFDGALNRDGAGTGILFISPKGEQLKYVLQLFFKATNNTAEYEALIHGLQITVTLGIKCLLAYGDSKVVIQQVNKDWECTKEKIDVYCREIRKLEAKFYGLEFHHVPRDDNVAADVLSKLGSKRSIVPPSVFVQALNSPTVKMEEEPPTKPDLVPAMGQHVLALNTDWRSPIIDFIKNNKSYPKGKEHEKLARRSSNYIVIGTELSRHSASSGTLCKCITQDEGV; from the coding sequence atgtacttcgatggTGCCCTCAACCGCGATGGTGCAGGCACTGGAATCCTTTTCATCTCCCCGAAAGGTGAACAACTCAAATATGTCCTCCAGTTATTTTTCAAGGCTACCAACAACACTGCTGAGTACGAAGCTCTCATCCACGGTCTCCAGATCACTGTTACACTCGGCATCAAGTGTCTGCTGGCTTATGGCGACTCCAAAGTCGTCATACAACAAGTCAACAAGGACTGGGAGTGCACCAAGGAGAAAATAGATGTCTACTGTAGGGAGATCAGGAAGCTCGAAGCCAAGTTTTACGGTTTGGAGTTCCACCACGTCCCCAGGGACGACAACGTGGCGGCTGATGTTCTATCCAAGCTTGGATCCAAGCGCTCCATCGTACCACCCAGCGTGTTCGTTCAAGCACTCAACAGCCCTACGGTCAAGATGGAAGAGGAGCCTCCTACAAAGCCCGACTTGGTCCCGGCCATGGGGCAGCATGTCCTAGCCCTGAACACCGACTGGCGCTCCCCaatcatcgacttcatcaagaacaACAAAAGCTATCCAAAGGGAAAGGAGCATGAGAAGCTTGCTCGCCGGTCAAGCAACTACATCGTCATAGGAACCGAGTTGTCCAGGCACTCGGCTTCCTCAGGAACCCTATGCAAATGTATTACACAGGACGAAGGAGTCTAA